GCGAGGTTCTGGTCGAACAGCTTAAAGCCGTTGGTGATGGACAGGAACAGGCAGATGGTGATGGTCGGCATCAGGTTGGGGATCTTAACCTTCCAAAACGTCTGCCATGCCGTAGCGCCATCGACCTTGGCGGCCTCGATGTAGTCAGACGGAATGGACTGCAGACCGGCGATGTAGATGATCATCATGTAGCCGACCTGTTGCCACAGGGTCAGGATGATAAGGCCCCAGAAGCCAGCGGCGGAGTTGAGGGCGATAAGCTGGGCACCCACGTTGGAGAGCAGGCAGTTGATCAGAATCTGCCAAATGTAACCCAGTACAATGCCGCCAATCAGGTTAGGCATAAAGAAAATCGTACGGAAGATGTTGGTGCCCTTGAGCGCCTTGCGAGTGAGCGCCTGCGCAATGGCCAGCGCGATCACGTTGATGAGCACCGTCGACAGGAAGGCAAACGCCACGGTAAAGAAGAACGACGTGGAGAACTGCGGGTCGGTCAGTGCGCGCACGTAGTTCTCGATACCGACAAAGTGCGCGTTATTGATGGTAATAAACTGGCAGAACGAGAGATAGAAACCCTGGATAAAGGGAATCACGAACCCGATCATAAACGCCAGGCACGTGGGCAGCATAAAGAGCGGCCACCAGCGCTTGAGTGCTTTGCCCATAGAAGGGTCCTTTCAATATGCAGGGGGCGGGCAAACCTACGTCTGCCCGCCCCCTGTCGCTAATCAGATAGCTTGGGCAGCAACTGCTTACTCGGAAGCAGCCTTCTCGGTCTTCCAGCCATCGACGAAGGCGTTCTTGACGCCGTCCCACTTGGTGTTGTCGGCAGCATAAGCGATGAGAGCCTGCTTGAGGTTCTTCTTCCACTCCTCGGAGGGGATGTAAACGAAGTCCCAAGCGACGGTCTTCTTGCCGTCCTTGGCCATGGCAACGGCCTGCTGTGAGAAGACGTTGGTGGTCTCCTTAGCGCTCTTGAACGGGGCGGTCAGACCCATCTTGTCAGCGATGATGCTGGTGGCGGTGTCAGAAGTGACGCACCAATACATGAAGTCCTCGGTGGCCTTCTGAGCATCCTCGGAAGCCTGGGAGCTCACGCACCAGTAGTTCTCGCCGCCGGAGCACAGGCCCTGGTTCTCCTCGCCGTCAACGCCGATGTAGATCGGCAGCATGCCGAGCTGATCGTCGGTCATACCGGCCTTGGTGAGGTC
The DNA window shown above is from Collinsella aerofaciens and carries:
- a CDS encoding carbohydrate ABC transporter permease, whose amino-acid sequence is MGKALKRWWPLFMLPTCLAFMIGFVIPFIQGFYLSFCQFITINNAHFVGIENYVRALTDPQFSTSFFFTVAFAFLSTVLINVIALAIAQALTRKALKGTNIFRTIFFMPNLIGGIVLGYIWQILINCLLSNVGAQLIALNSAAGFWGLIILTLWQQVGYMMIIYIAGLQSIPSDYIEAAKVDGATAWQTFWKVKIPNLMPTITICLFLSITNGFKLFDQNLALTGGAPAHSTEMLALNIYNTFYSRAGIAWQGIGQAKAVIFCILVVAISMIQLKATRSKEVQQ